The following proteins are co-located in the Echinicola sp. 20G genome:
- a CDS encoding RagB/SusD family nutrient uptake outer membrane protein: protein MMNFKEKKYRLIALALIGQLLFSSSCNEDFLNTVPDNITTLEDVFTNKNMTEEWLARIYNPIPQMWDQPYGTPWSGQSDEVNYAWSQPAINSGALTPVNTSPNHWDWYYQTIRSAGIFLENIDMNQEILEQPGGQQLIAQYKGEARFLRAYFYWLMMKQYGPIVIMGESTLSPDADYQIPRSTWDECVSYVLSEMDKAHELVPEKHLNPNNPNQEDLQQTGRMTKPIIKAVQSQILLYHASPLFNGNTSLANFKNQDGTVLFNQTYEEARWKNAADAAKEVIDMGLWGLYEVDHEDPFVKGYLSCKELMYNGWDTEGIWLRPDNNVNGSWERHCSPRNANGQAWNGIAVTQEMVDDFRMANGKSIDNPTSGYTETGFTSEASEYYASGTYNMYVGREPRFYVNVTFNGATVPVVSVPGSDYVEFYLSGNSGKQGAPRDWPITGYTARKNIHPNTDFRSGTSFTRPAMMIRLGEIYLNYIEALNEYSPGHPDILIYLNKIRNRGGLEDYEGDTDQVTMRKEIRLERQIELMYEGHRYWDVRRWKIPENEEDHQGGAFHGMNIEEGSYLSDPAFHQRVVAFTRADWRDKFYFYPIPQREIDRNKVLVQFPGY, encoded by the coding sequence ATGATGAACTTTAAAGAAAAAAAATATAGATTAATTGCTTTGGCCTTAATAGGGCAGCTACTTTTCTCTTCAAGTTGTAATGAGGACTTTTTGAACACTGTTCCAGATAATATCACTACACTAGAAGACGTGTTTACCAACAAAAACATGACTGAGGAATGGCTGGCAAGGATATATAATCCAATTCCCCAAATGTGGGATCAGCCTTACGGTACGCCATGGAGTGGGCAGTCTGATGAAGTAAACTATGCTTGGTCACAACCAGCTATCAATTCCGGGGCGCTTACACCAGTAAATACTAGCCCCAATCATTGGGATTGGTATTATCAAACCATTAGGTCAGCAGGTATTTTTCTCGAAAATATTGATATGAACCAGGAAATATTGGAGCAACCAGGGGGACAGCAGTTGATTGCGCAATACAAAGGAGAAGCCAGGTTTTTGAGAGCATATTTCTATTGGTTGATGATGAAGCAGTATGGACCAATAGTGATTATGGGTGAAAGTACATTGTCGCCAGACGCCGATTATCAAATCCCTAGAAGTACTTGGGATGAATGTGTAAGTTATGTGCTCTCTGAAATGGATAAGGCCCATGAGCTGGTTCCTGAAAAGCACTTAAACCCTAACAATCCCAATCAAGAGGATTTGCAGCAAACAGGTAGAATGACCAAACCAATCATCAAAGCAGTACAATCACAAATTTTGCTGTATCATGCCAGTCCTTTGTTTAATGGAAATACAAGCTTGGCCAACTTCAAAAACCAAGATGGGACAGTTCTATTTAACCAGACTTATGAAGAGGCAAGATGGAAAAATGCAGCAGATGCAGCAAAAGAAGTGATCGATATGGGATTATGGGGGCTTTATGAAGTAGATCATGAAGATCCTTTTGTGAAAGGATACCTTTCCTGCAAAGAATTGATGTACAATGGTTGGGATACCGAGGGTATTTGGTTGAGACCGGACAATAATGTTAATGGTTCTTGGGAAAGACATTGTTCTCCAAGAAATGCCAATGGCCAAGCCTGGAATGGAATTGCCGTTACCCAAGAGATGGTGGATGATTTTAGAATGGCTAATGGTAAAAGTATAGATAACCCGACAAGTGGATATACTGAAACAGGGTTTACTTCAGAGGCGAGTGAATATTATGCGTCGGGTACTTATAATATGTATGTTGGAAGGGAACCTAGGTTTTATGTTAATGTAACATTTAATGGGGCGACAGTGCCAGTGGTGTCAGTACCAGGATCTGATTATGTGGAATTCTATTTAAGTGGCAATAGTGGTAAGCAAGGGGCTCCAAGAGACTGGCCAATTACAGGGTATACCGCAAGGAAGAACATCCACCCTAACACGGACTTCAGGAGTGGAACAAGTTTTACCAGACCTGCCATGATGATCCGTCTGGGAGAGATCTACCTGAACTATATTGAGGCACTCAATGAATATTCTCCAGGCCACCCTGATATATTGATTTATCTCAACAAAATCAGGAACCGAGGGGGACTGGAAGATTATGAAGGAGATACTGATCAGGTTACTATGCGAAAAGAAATCCGCTTGGAAAGACAGATAGAATTGATGTATGAGGGACATCGCTACTGGGATGTCAGAAGATGGAAAATCCCTGAAAATGAAGAAGATCATCAAGGTGGTGCTTTCCATGGGATGAATATAGAGGAAGGGAGTTATTTGTCAGATCCAGCTTT